The Scophthalmus maximus strain ysfricsl-2021 chromosome 7, ASM2237912v1, whole genome shotgun sequence genome includes a window with the following:
- the LOC118315552 gene encoding peroxisomal succinyl-coenzyme A thioesterase: MTKLDSQPGSRQSSRLPAGYCPSKTVYSAKSNNLLILQPSRGLIDEEFIVLVQKVSPGFKLTVHALHHCEQGDKWEAFGHYTANATGTVNVSEDLSLGGTYSGVEPMGLLWSLRPVPGSKPRLRLRKMNVQTPMEVTVSVYRGHETDSFVDQVPLAIALVERWYMAPGIRRIPITEGGLTATLFLPLGPGPFPGVLDLWGGGGNLVEYRSALFACHGLASLALDYLTPKITKETGKMVDNEYIETAYRVLQQHPQVLGSSIAMLGFSLGTSVTLKMAVYSEVIKLRCAVCISGSHVQPVDGSLEQIMDFFHKNAANIRIDEKNQVIIRDLLLPIPTDPSFKVDVGRLQCPLLLVVGEDDQNWPAYESAMDMKEMMERAGNSHLLTVLSYPNAGHLIEPPYTPHARASNFIPINTRQKMVYLWGGEMVAHCRAQEDAWKKMLVFLRENLYSIRNPLLTSLSNL, translated from the exons TATTGTCCATCAAAAACAGTTTATTCTGCCAAGAGTAATAATTTACTTATTTTGCAA CCGTCCAGAGGACTAATTGATGAGGAGTTCATCGTACTGGTCCAGAAGGTCTCACCTGGTTTCAAGCTGACTGTCCACGCCCTCCACCACTGTGAACAAGGAGACAAGTGGGAGGCTTTCGGGCACTACACTGCCAATGCCACTGGGACTGTGAATG TTTCAGAGGATCTCAGTCTGGGCGGGACATATTCTGGGGTCGAACCGATGGGACTGCTGTGGAGCCTCAGACCAGTTCCAGGCAGCAAACCTAGACTCAG GTTGAGGAAGATGAACGTCCAGACTCCAATGGAGGTCACAGTTTCAGTCTACCGGGGTCACGAGACTGACAGTTTTGTGGATCAAGTGCCGCTGGCTATTGCATTGGTGGAGCGCTGGTACATGGCGCCTGGTATAAGAAGGATCCCGATCACAGAGGGTGGACTCACTGCAACCCTTTTCCTGCCACTAG GACCTGGACCTTTCCCTGGTGTCTTGGACctgtgggggggtggagggaatTTAGTTGAGTATCGGTCAGCACTGTTTGCCTGCCACGGCTTAGCCTCCCTGGCTCTCGACTACCTGACGCCTAAAATCACAAAGGAAACTGGGAAGATGGTGGACAATGAATACATTGAG acGGCCTACAgagtcctgcagcagcatcctcaGGTCCTCGGCAGCAGTATTGCCATGCTGGGATTTTCCCTTGGTACCAGTGTCACCCTCAAAATGGCTGTTTACTCTGAAGTAATAAAG ctcAGGTGTGCAGTATGTATTAGTGGGAGTCATGTGCAGCCAGTCGATGGATCTTTGGAGCAAATAATGGATTTCTTTCATAA AAATGCTGCGAATATTCGGATTGATGAGAAGAATCAGGTGATCATTCGAGACTTGCTGCTGCCCATCCCCACCGACCCTTCATTCAAAGTGGAT GTAGGAAGACTCCAGTGTCCTTTGTTGCTGGTTGTAGGTGAGGACGATCAAAACTGGCCTGCCTACGAGTCGGCAATGGAC atgaaggagatgatggagCGAGCGGGGAACAGCCACCTGCTGACTGTCCTGTCGTACCCAAACGCCGGCCACCTGATTGAACCTCCGTACACACCGCACGCCAGAGCCAGCAACTTCATCCCAATTAACACACGTCAAAAGA TGGTGTATCTGTGGGGTGGGGAGATGGTGGCACATTGTCGTGCTCAGGAAGATGCCTGGAAGAAGATGCTGGTCTTTCTGAGGGAGAATCTGTACAGCATCAGAAACCCTCTTCTTACCTCTTTATCCAACCTGTAA